A single genomic interval of Exiguobacterium sp. BMC-KP harbors:
- a CDS encoding sugar phosphate nucleotidyltransferase, with translation MYILLLSGGSGKRLWPLSNDLNSKQFLKILEDRDGNKQSMMERVFQQLKEVGLDDRTVITTTSSQVDAIENQLGFRTSIIQEPSRRDTFPAIMLATSYLAERIDLEETVIIMPVDPYVELSFFERFEQLDQAVQEHPDALHLMGVEPLHPTSKYGYIIPQTSENMSIVERFQEKPTVEVASDLIEQGALWNCGVFACRLDFLMQCLEEQAVPTTFEALRSNYEALEKTSFDYAVVEKTDFLFVHRYDGYWKDLGTWNTLTEEMPHPLHGNARMLHSKNTHIVNELQVPVLGIGLDNLIVSVSPDGVLVASKDETPALKEYLTDDTLPPQFEWKRWGYATILHQQQLEDGRYAVTRRLHIKAHQQISHHYHPHTDSTWSILQGRAEALIDGQSQQLGPTSVVHIPQGVPHTLTTLEDLIMIEIKYSIDWTEQDNYPLPISIRYKP, from the coding sequence ATGTATATTCTTTTACTATCAGGTGGATCCGGAAAACGGCTTTGGCCGCTCTCGAACGATTTGAACTCGAAACAGTTCTTAAAAATCCTAGAAGATCGCGATGGCAATAAACAATCCATGATGGAACGTGTTTTTCAGCAGCTTAAGGAAGTCGGGCTGGACGACCGGACCGTCATTACGACGACGAGTTCACAAGTTGATGCGATCGAAAATCAGCTAGGCTTCCGTACTTCCATCATTCAGGAACCGTCACGTCGCGATACGTTCCCTGCCATCATGCTTGCGACAAGTTATCTCGCAGAGCGGATCGATTTAGAAGAGACGGTCATCATCATGCCGGTCGACCCTTACGTTGAATTATCGTTCTTTGAACGCTTCGAGCAACTGGACCAAGCCGTCCAAGAACATCCGGATGCGCTTCATTTAATGGGTGTCGAACCGTTACATCCTACGTCAAAATATGGCTATATCATTCCGCAGACTTCCGAAAACATGTCTATCGTCGAACGCTTTCAGGAGAAACCGACTGTTGAAGTCGCGAGTGACTTAATCGAACAAGGTGCATTATGGAACTGTGGTGTCTTTGCCTGTCGTCTTGACTTCTTGATGCAGTGTCTAGAAGAGCAAGCTGTGCCGACGACATTCGAGGCGCTCCGTTCGAATTATGAGGCATTAGAAAAGACATCATTTGATTATGCTGTCGTCGAAAAGACCGATTTCTTATTCGTTCATCGGTATGATGGTTACTGGAAAGATCTCGGAACATGGAATACATTAACGGAAGAGATGCCACATCCGCTTCATGGAAACGCCCGGATGCTCCACTCGAAAAATACACATATCGTCAATGAATTACAGGTTCCGGTCCTTGGAATCGGACTCGATAACTTAATCGTGTCGGTGAGTCCAGATGGTGTCCTCGTTGCGTCCAAAGACGAGACACCTGCTCTGAAAGAATATTTGACGGATGATACCTTGCCACCACAATTTGAATGGAAACGCTGGGGCTATGCGACGATTTTACATCAACAGCAACTAGAGGACGGACGTTATGCCGTGACCCGACGGCTGCATATCAAGGCGCATCAACAAATCAGTCACCATTACCATCCGCATACTGACTCGACATGGAGTATCTTACAAGGTCGCGCCGAGGCATTGATCGATGGTCAGTCACAACAGCTCGGACCAACTTCTGTCGTGCATATCCCACAAGGTGTACCGCATACGCTGACCACACTAGAAGATCTGATCATGATCGAGATTAAATATTCCATCGATTGGACGGAGCAGGATAACTATCCGCTCCCCATCTCGATTCGGTACAAACCATGA
- a CDS encoding response regulator has protein sequence MALYLLVDSHEPTRRILRRKLLAAGQDVQEAGSGEEALEQLSNADVDVLLTELRLPEMDGVELLRIAKQRAPLTKQIVLTDYMQVHTLLAAVNAGNVSRMMTKPLKIDERILSIMTKIGDEVVETKQRKRNLVNHFESVLLSSDRPYCLFFEDGTIAGQRSLIISHSEQEVREEDQIQRLEFPTQFGTYILYQSVVGSITKPV, from the coding sequence ATGGCACTTTATCTATTAGTTGACTCACATGAACCGACACGACGGATTTTACGTCGTAAACTACTGGCAGCGGGACAAGACGTACAGGAAGCAGGATCAGGAGAAGAGGCTTTGGAACAACTCAGCAATGCCGACGTTGATGTCTTGTTGACGGAACTTCGGCTTCCGGAAATGGATGGTGTCGAGCTGTTACGTATTGCCAAACAACGTGCGCCATTAACGAAACAAATCGTGTTGACTGATTATATGCAGGTGCATACGCTGCTCGCAGCAGTAAATGCAGGGAATGTCAGTCGTATGATGACGAAACCTTTGAAAATTGATGAGCGAATACTCTCTATCATGACTAAAATTGGTGATGAAGTCGTCGAGACGAAGCAACGGAAACGTAATTTGGTCAACCATTTTGAGAGCGTGCTTTTGAGTTCAGATCGTCCGTATTGTTTATTTTTTGAAGACGGAACGATTGCCGGTCAACGCTCTCTAATCATTAGTCACTCCGAACAAGAGGTGCGTGAAGAAGATCAGATACAGCGTTTAGAATTCCCCACGCAGTTCGGTACCTACATCTTGTATCAATCAGTCGTCGGAAGCATTACGAAACCCGTTTGA
- a CDS encoding glycosyltransferase family 2 protein, which translates to MIGIAMSTYENEAIISETIRSLQAQHASFLCVIADDGSTDTTVATMRRLTANDTRFEVLSLPHGERGIARKTAIDRLKQHSVEYLYIIDSDMVLEEQLLKSCLLYLEAHLDVGALVIPERAYSDYDNYFSQVKVFERNLFNVPTDQLDTHTMEAARFWRIEAYVASGEIDPTQISFEETQPTIRYLEQGGIIRRATFTYVHHNEKQVELNDLLRKKRYYFDVMPATLDAEQGGFMKALRRWYFFRPVLYHQANLRKYSRHPLLTVGVIYMYLRLSFIGVESLFFKRVS; encoded by the coding sequence ATGATTGGAATCGCTATGTCCACATACGAAAATGAAGCAATCATCTCGGAAACGATCCGCTCACTTCAGGCACAACATGCTTCTTTCCTTTGTGTCATCGCGGATGATGGTTCGACCGATACTACCGTCGCGACGATGCGTCGGTTGACAGCAAATGATACGCGATTCGAAGTGCTTTCCCTTCCGCACGGTGAACGAGGTATCGCCCGCAAAACCGCGATTGATCGCTTAAAGCAACACAGTGTCGAGTACCTTTACATCATCGATTCCGATATGGTACTCGAAGAGCAGTTATTAAAAAGCTGTCTCTTGTATCTTGAGGCACATTTAGACGTCGGAGCACTCGTCATTCCCGAACGCGCGTACAGTGATTATGATAATTACTTCAGTCAAGTGAAAGTCTTTGAACGTAATCTGTTCAACGTTCCGACGGATCAACTCGACACGCATACGATGGAAGCCGCACGTTTTTGGCGGATCGAGGCGTACGTCGCCTCGGGTGAGATTGATCCGACGCAAATCAGTTTCGAAGAGACGCAGCCGACAATCCGTTATTTAGAACAAGGTGGGATCATTCGCCGCGCGACATTCACCTACGTACACCACAACGAAAAGCAGGTCGAATTAAACGACCTGCTTCGAAAAAAACGCTATTACTTCGATGTTATGCCCGCGACGCTCGACGCGGAACAGGGCGGCTTCATGAAAGCCTTACGACGTTGGTATTTCTTCCGTCCTGTTCTCTATCATCAGGCTAATTTAAGAAAATACAGCCGTCATCCGCTGTTGACCGTTGGCGTCATCTACATGTACTTGCGTCTTAGCTTCATTGGTGTAGAGTCTCTCTTCTTCAAACGGGTTTCGTAA